The Phalacrocorax carbo chromosome 28, bPhaCar2.1, whole genome shotgun sequence genome has a window encoding:
- the LOC135317953 gene encoding SUN domain-containing protein 5-like isoform X2, with amino-acid sequence MAPRSKRLLKVFFLWLPVALAGAYCATSLPVWTTQAKGLIEELTRVSSANLKMLWNLPVLVVEETQKTRLLLEEVAQLRAQIRSLKEAQEVNQAASKKALGAYVEMSDWALESSGATIDTQRTSETYDCQENWSCWALRFFRAAKPPETILQADVSPGNCWPFQGHQGQVVIRLPARVHLTAITVQHISKDVSPSGTVLSAPRDVAVFGVDADGEEETLLGTFTYNVAKEAIQTFPLKNAPLPRAFPSVKLLVESNWGNPAYTCIYRVQVHGKMAQPESPR; translated from the exons ATGGCCCCGCGGAGCAAGAGGTTGCTGAAAGTCTTCTTCCTGTGGCTCCCAGTGGCTCTGG CTGGTGCTTACTGCGCGACCTCGCTGCCGGTGTGGACAACGCAGGCAAAGGGACTGATAGAG GAGCTGACACGCGTGTCGTCGGCAAACCTGAAGATGCTGTG GAACTTGCCCGTTTTGGTGGTGGAGGAGACCCAAAAGACACGCCttctgctggaggaggtggctCAGCTGAGGGCACAGATCCGCAGTTTGAAG GAAGCTCAGGAAGTGAACCAGGCAGCGTCCAAGAAGGCTTTGGGTGCCTACGTCGAGATGTCTGACTGGGCCCTGGAAAGCTCTG GTGCCACCATTGACACGCAGAGAACTTCCGAGACCTACGACTGCCAAGAGAATTGGAGCTGCTGGGCTTTACGGTTCTTCCGCGCTGCCAAGCCTCCTGAGACTATTTTGCAG GCGGATGTTTCCCCAGGAAACTGCTGGCCTTTCCAAGGGCATCAGGGCCAGGTGGTCATCAGGTTGCCAGCACGAGTCCATCTGACTGCCATCACTGTGCAGCACATCTCCAAAGACGTGTCTCCATCTGGGACCGTCCTCAGCGCCCCCAGAGACGTCGCTGTCTTT GGAGTGGATGCGGACGGAGAAGAGGAAACTCTCCTTGGGACGTTCACGTACAACGTGGCGAAAGAGGCCATTCAGACCTTCCCTCTGAAG AACGCGCCGCTTCCCAGAGCCTTTCCGTCTGTCAAACTTCTTGTGGAGAGCAACTGGGGAAACCCAGCGTACACCTGCATTTATCGAGTGCAGGTTCATGGGAAGATGGCGCAACCAGAGAGCCCCAGGTGa
- the LOC135317953 gene encoding SUN domain-containing protein 5-like isoform X1 produces MSKHSLAVLDASFPFGPVCVKRPWCGCVLRRSLTGTGVWTTAGAYCATSLPVWTTQAKGLIEELTRVSSANLKMLWNLPVLVVEETQKTRLLLEEVAQLRAQIRSLKEAQEVNQAASKKALGAYVEMSDWALESSGATIDTQRTSETYDCQENWSCWALRFFRAAKPPETILQADVSPGNCWPFQGHQGQVVIRLPARVHLTAITVQHISKDVSPSGTVLSAPRDVAVFGVDADGEEETLLGTFTYNVAKEAIQTFPLKNAPLPRAFPSVKLLVESNWGNPAYTCIYRVQVHGKMAQPESPR; encoded by the exons ATGAGCAAAcacagcctggctgtgctggatgCCAGCTTTCCTTTTGGGCCAGTGTGTGTGAAACGCCCGTGGTGCGGGTGCGTCCTGAGGAGGTCCTTGACTGGCACTGGCGTTTGGACTACCG CTGGTGCTTACTGCGCGACCTCGCTGCCGGTGTGGACAACGCAGGCAAAGGGACTGATAGAG GAGCTGACACGCGTGTCGTCGGCAAACCTGAAGATGCTGTG GAACTTGCCCGTTTTGGTGGTGGAGGAGACCCAAAAGACACGCCttctgctggaggaggtggctCAGCTGAGGGCACAGATCCGCAGTTTGAAG GAAGCTCAGGAAGTGAACCAGGCAGCGTCCAAGAAGGCTTTGGGTGCCTACGTCGAGATGTCTGACTGGGCCCTGGAAAGCTCTG GTGCCACCATTGACACGCAGAGAACTTCCGAGACCTACGACTGCCAAGAGAATTGGAGCTGCTGGGCTTTACGGTTCTTCCGCGCTGCCAAGCCTCCTGAGACTATTTTGCAG GCGGATGTTTCCCCAGGAAACTGCTGGCCTTTCCAAGGGCATCAGGGCCAGGTGGTCATCAGGTTGCCAGCACGAGTCCATCTGACTGCCATCACTGTGCAGCACATCTCCAAAGACGTGTCTCCATCTGGGACCGTCCTCAGCGCCCCCAGAGACGTCGCTGTCTTT GGAGTGGATGCGGACGGAGAAGAGGAAACTCTCCTTGGGACGTTCACGTACAACGTGGCGAAAGAGGCCATTCAGACCTTCCCTCTGAAG AACGCGCCGCTTCCCAGAGCCTTTCCGTCTGTCAAACTTCTTGTGGAGAGCAACTGGGGAAACCCAGCGTACACCTGCATTTATCGAGTGCAGGTTCATGGGAAGATGGCGCAACCAGAGAGCCCCAGGTGa